The Ancylothrix sp. D3o genome window below encodes:
- a CDS encoding leucyl aminopeptidase, with protein sequence MEFRATEISALDWSGDAVGIGLFEDAVELTGPMAQLDEKLAGSVSDLIADAEFKGKEGSSAVTRTPKGSSIRKVILVGLGKPESLKLETLRRAAATMAKLAKKEKSKSLALSLPVFQDSADQTAAAIVEGVELSLYQDNRFKSESEDKGSRLESVDLLGLAGSEAAISRARNVCAGVFLARQLVAAPANACTPITMAETAQAIAAEHGLELEILEKEDCEKLGMGAFLGVALASDLPPKFIHLTYKPEGEPRRKLGIIGKGLTFDSGGLNIKGAGSGVEMMKVDMGGAGATLGAAKAIGLLKPDVEVHFISAVTENMISGKAMHPGDILTASNGKTIEVNNTDAEGRLTLADALVFADKLGLDAMVDLATLTGACVIALGDDYSGLWSPDEKLAGELKSAAEVAGEKVWQMPLEEKYFEGMKSVVADMKNTGPRPGGSISAAMFLKQFVDKTTWAHLDIAGPVWSDKESGYNPPGATGYGVRTLVNWVMS encoded by the coding sequence ATGGAATTTCGAGCGACTGAAATCAGCGCCTTGGATTGGTCAGGCGATGCTGTGGGTATTGGTTTGTTTGAGGATGCTGTGGAGTTAACCGGCCCAATGGCCCAACTCGATGAAAAGTTGGCCGGTTCTGTTAGCGATTTGATTGCGGATGCAGAATTTAAGGGCAAGGAAGGCAGTTCGGCGGTGACGCGGACTCCCAAGGGTAGCTCTATCCGTAAGGTGATTTTGGTGGGGCTGGGGAAGCCTGAGTCTTTGAAGTTGGAGACTTTGCGGCGGGCGGCGGCTACTATGGCAAAGTTGGCGAAAAAGGAAAAAAGTAAGTCTTTGGCGCTGAGTTTGCCGGTTTTTCAAGATTCTGCTGACCAGACGGCGGCGGCTATTGTTGAAGGTGTCGAACTGAGTTTGTATCAAGATAATCGGTTTAAATCTGAATCTGAGGATAAGGGTTCACGGCTGGAGTCAGTTGATTTGCTGGGTCTGGCGGGAAGTGAGGCGGCGATTAGTCGTGCCCGCAATGTGTGTGCGGGGGTGTTTTTGGCTCGTCAGTTGGTGGCGGCGCCGGCGAATGCTTGTACGCCAATTACGATGGCGGAAACGGCGCAGGCTATTGCTGCGGAACATGGTTTAGAGTTGGAAATTTTGGAGAAAGAAGACTGCGAAAAACTTGGGATGGGGGCGTTTTTGGGGGTGGCTTTGGCGTCTGATTTGCCTCCGAAGTTTATTCATTTGACTTATAAGCCTGAAGGTGAGCCTCGCCGGAAGTTGGGGATTATTGGTAAGGGTTTAACTTTTGATTCTGGGGGTTTGAATATTAAGGGGGCTGGTTCTGGTGTGGAGATGATGAAGGTGGATATGGGGGGTGCCGGTGCTACTCTTGGGGCGGCTAAGGCGATTGGTTTGTTGAAGCCGGATGTGGAAGTTCATTTTATTTCGGCTGTGACGGAAAATATGATTAGTGGAAAGGCGATGCACCCTGGTGATATTTTGACGGCTTCTAATGGGAAGACGATTGAGGTAAATAATACGGATGCGGAAGGCCGGCTTACTTTGGCGGATGCTTTGGTTTTTGCTGATAAGTTGGGGCTTGATGCGATGGTGGATTTGGCTACTTTGACGGGTGCTTGTGTGATTGCTTTGGGTGATGATTATTCGGGTTTATGGAGCCCTGATGAAAAGTTGGCCGGTGAGTTGAAATCTGCGGCGGAAGTGGCTGGTGAAAAGGTGTGGCAAATGCCTTTGGAGGAAAAGTATTTTGAGGGGATGAAGTCGGTTGTTGCTGATATGAAGAATACGGGCCCGCGTCCGGGTGGTTCGATTTCGGCGGCGATGTTTTTGAAGCAGTTTGTGGATAAAACTACTTGGGCTCATTTGGATATTGCGGGGCCGGTTTGGTCTGATAAGGAGAGTGGTTATAATCCGCCAGGGGCTACGGGTTATGGGGTTCGGACTTTGGTTAATTGGGTGATGTCTTAG
- a CDS encoding transglycosylase SLT domain-containing protein, whose product MFKKRRKPNLLLAIGTGIGVLCIGVGLPVMYQNGFFNSTEKKLALVDTHNKDSKVLPLLQLSREQRASELENLAQNDKTIDRSRARYLLATDLLEEKQGAKALKWLENLEKDYGLLSGHIALKRAQALELTGDNNKAIQAWQDVLKHHSKEPVAAEALYVLGQQQSKYWDQALKDFPAHPKTVEIAMQRLQKNPNQRDLMIKVAQYGHYHPGIISVLDRLVKKFETDLTPEEWEIIAFAYWEKQIYGKAGAAYSNAPRTPRNAYRAARGLQLGDKTDLARIEYKKLLKEFPEAPETGLGLLRLEKMVDPKEAMAYLDQIIAQFPDKAAEALLHKSKLHEELKNGKAASETRQILLNQYSNSDAAAELRWTLAKQRANAKDIKTAWEYAQAITKENPNSELAPEAAFWVGKWAKSLGRDTESKKAFEYLLAQYPETYFAWRAAVFLGWNVGDFTTVRQKLPEVTYPQFRPSLPAGSDTLKELYNLGQDQDAWKLWQLEYTNPTDPTVAQQFTDGLMRLGVGDNLDGIFMIYSLKNREKPEEQSQYQTLKASSAYWQSLYPFPYLDIIVPWAKKRQLNPLLVTSLIRQESRFMPKIKSGVGAVGLMQVMPETAAEVARSVGLKQYKLENPEDNVQLGTAYLDYTHREYNNNSLLAVASYNAGPGNVSDWVAKYGFSDPDAFVEKIPFNETKDYVKKVFENYWNYLRLYNPEIGQRLQAHAASLKTASRQ is encoded by the coding sequence ATGTTCAAGAAGCGACGCAAACCAAATCTTCTACTGGCAATTGGTACCGGCATCGGTGTTTTGTGCATCGGGGTAGGCTTGCCGGTGATGTACCAAAACGGCTTTTTTAATTCCACAGAGAAAAAACTCGCCCTCGTAGACACCCATAACAAAGATTCAAAAGTTTTGCCCCTCTTGCAGTTATCACGCGAACAACGAGCCAGCGAGTTAGAAAATCTGGCTCAAAACGACAAAACGATAGATCGTAGCCGTGCACGTTATTTGCTTGCCACAGACCTCCTTGAGGAAAAGCAAGGAGCCAAAGCCCTCAAATGGCTGGAAAACCTCGAAAAAGACTACGGATTGCTCAGCGGCCACATTGCCCTTAAACGCGCTCAAGCATTAGAACTTACAGGAGATAACAACAAAGCCATTCAAGCTTGGCAGGACGTCCTCAAACACCACAGCAAAGAGCCAGTAGCCGCAGAAGCCCTTTATGTTCTTGGCCAACAACAATCAAAATACTGGGATCAAGCCCTCAAAGACTTTCCCGCTCATCCCAAAACCGTTGAAATTGCCATGCAGCGACTGCAAAAAAATCCCAATCAACGAGATTTAATGATCAAAGTTGCTCAATATGGCCACTATCACCCCGGTATTATTTCTGTCCTCGACCGATTAGTAAAAAAATTTGAAACAGACTTAACCCCTGAAGAATGGGAAATCATCGCATTTGCCTATTGGGAAAAACAAATTTATGGAAAAGCCGGTGCAGCCTATAGCAACGCCCCTCGCACGCCCCGCAATGCCTATCGGGCCGCTAGGGGCTTACAATTAGGAGATAAAACAGATTTAGCTCGCATTGAGTATAAAAAACTCCTCAAAGAATTTCCCGAAGCTCCCGAAACCGGCCTAGGTTTATTACGTTTGGAAAAAATGGTCGATCCCAAAGAAGCAATGGCCTATCTTGACCAAATAATCGCCCAATTTCCAGATAAAGCCGCCGAAGCCTTGCTCCATAAATCCAAACTCCACGAAGAATTAAAAAATGGCAAAGCTGCTTCAGAAACTCGTCAAATATTATTAAATCAATATAGTAATTCTGATGCTGCCGCAGAACTGCGCTGGACACTCGCCAAGCAACGCGCCAACGCCAAGGATATTAAAACTGCTTGGGAGTATGCCCAAGCCATTACCAAAGAAAATCCTAACAGCGAACTCGCTCCTGAAGCAGCTTTTTGGGTAGGCAAATGGGCAAAAAGTTTAGGCCGCGACACCGAATCTAAAAAAGCCTTTGAATATTTGCTCGCCCAGTATCCAGAAACTTATTTTGCTTGGCGGGCTGCTGTTTTTTTAGGGTGGAACGTGGGAGATTTTACCACAGTTCGGCAGAAGTTACCAGAGGTTACTTACCCCCAATTTCGCCCCTCTTTACCCGCCGGCTCGGATACTTTAAAAGAATTATATAACTTAGGTCAAGATCAAGATGCTTGGAAGCTCTGGCAATTAGAATACACCAACCCCACAGATCCAACGGTGGCCCAACAATTTACAGATGGTTTAATGCGTTTAGGCGTAGGAGATAATCTGGATGGCATTTTTATGATTTACAGTTTAAAAAATCGGGAAAAACCCGAAGAACAAAGCCAATATCAAACGCTCAAAGCTTCCTCGGCTTACTGGCAGTCCTTATATCCTTTCCCTTATTTGGATATTATTGTGCCTTGGGCAAAAAAACGGCAGCTAAATCCTCTTTTGGTCACATCTTTAATCCGCCAAGAATCGCGCTTTATGCCTAAAATTAAATCGGGAGTCGGGGCCGTTGGTTTAATGCAGGTAATGCCCGAAACAGCCGCAGAAGTCGCAAGGAGTGTAGGGTTAAAGCAATATAAGCTTGAGAATCCTGAAGATAATGTCCAATTAGGTACGGCTTATTTAGACTACACCCACAGAGAGTATAATAATAATTCCCTGTTGGCAGTGGCGAGTTATAATGCCGGCCCTGGTAATGTCTCGGATTGGGTGGCAAAATACGGATTCAGCGATCCTGATGCTTTTGTCGAAAAGATTCCGTTTAATGAAACTAAAGATTATGTTAAAAAGGTGTTTGAAAATTACTGGAATTATTTGCGATTGTATAATCCGGAAATAGGCCAGCGGTTGCAAGCCCATGCAGCAAGTTTAAAAACCGCTTCCCGGCAGTAA
- a CDS encoding response regulator: MTTDAPGCANLTKTLAELSAKCETGKLTLLGNDRQWHLYFILGRLVHATGGDHRVRRWYRATKQCCPDFTADFSQISGSNLWEYQLLQKGISQAKLSLYQAKAVIGSILREVFFTILAEDNFTCQWSASFRQPTAQKLPSLPLSCKEVEQVLQKTKILWQQWQEMGLSHLAPDQAPILLRNSGLLNNPSTPQTILSLSQLFNGQNTLWDLALRKKQSVTVLTRTLHYFVGQGIIEVRTVPDLASPMEQLRLVENACKTPKPLIACIDDSPVVCASLEAILVPAGYRVLKIQDPLRQMSNMVEQEPALIFMDLIMPDPTGYALCSFLRKTSVFRNTPIVILTGYDGMVERARTKFTGATDFLSKPPEPKKVLAVVQKHLKANSASPLPFTGRVALA, translated from the coding sequence ATGACGACAGATGCTCCAGGGTGCGCCAATCTAACCAAAACACTAGCCGAGTTAAGTGCCAAATGCGAAACTGGCAAATTAACTCTCTTGGGAAATGACCGGCAATGGCATCTCTACTTTATTTTGGGCCGGCTTGTTCACGCCACCGGCGGCGATCACCGCGTTAGGCGTTGGTACCGAGCTACTAAGCAATGTTGTCCCGATTTTACGGCAGATTTTAGCCAAATTTCTGGCTCTAATCTTTGGGAGTATCAATTGTTACAAAAAGGCATCAGTCAAGCTAAACTTAGCCTCTATCAAGCAAAGGCTGTAATTGGGTCGATTTTAAGAGAAGTTTTTTTTACAATTCTCGCTGAAGATAATTTTACCTGCCAATGGTCAGCATCTTTTCGGCAGCCAACGGCTCAAAAACTCCCTAGTTTGCCTTTGTCTTGTAAAGAAGTAGAGCAAGTTCTCCAAAAAACTAAAATATTGTGGCAGCAATGGCAAGAAATGGGTTTGAGTCATCTTGCCCCAGATCAAGCCCCCATTTTATTAAGAAACAGTGGTTTACTTAATAATCCAAGTACCCCGCAAACTATCCTCAGTCTCAGCCAACTTTTTAACGGTCAAAATACTCTCTGGGATCTGGCACTCCGCAAAAAGCAATCGGTGACTGTTCTCACCCGAACTCTACATTATTTCGTAGGCCAAGGTATTATTGAAGTCCGCACTGTTCCTGATCTTGCCTCCCCAATGGAACAGCTACGCTTGGTTGAAAATGCCTGCAAGACACCCAAACCTTTGATAGCCTGCATTGATGACAGCCCAGTGGTTTGCGCTTCCTTAGAGGCGATCTTAGTGCCCGCCGGCTATCGAGTCCTAAAAATTCAAGACCCTCTGCGCCAAATGTCTAATATGGTGGAGCAAGAGCCGGCTTTAATTTTTATGGATTTGATTATGCCCGATCCCACCGGCTATGCACTTTGCTCTTTTCTCCGCAAAACTTCTGTGTTTCGGAACACTCCCATCGTCATCCTCACCGGCTATGATGGCATGGTCGAGCGTGCCCGCACAAAGTTTACCGGCGCAACAGATTTTCTCTCCAAACCTCCAGAACCGAAAAAAGTTCTCGCCGTTGTCCAAAAGCATCTCAAAGCTAACTCAGCTTCTCCTCTCCCCTTCACCGGAAGAGTCGCCCTCGCTTGA
- a CDS encoding tetratricopeptide repeat protein, producing the protein MDTPLPILYLLILLVLLSGAAWFIFRQIFKTRKVESTLSRLQKKLRDEKGTSQEYYELGCIYLDKKLFSQAVVILQKALKAPDLEGEENIALVYNALGYAYAAQEQYDLAIRQYKEALKNKPQYVTALNNLGFAYERKKLMAPALECYEEVLLSEPDNPTAKKRAQSLRRQVVPST; encoded by the coding sequence ATGGACACTCCTCTTCCAATTTTGTATCTGTTGATATTGCTCGTTTTGCTCTCCGGGGCTGCTTGGTTCATTTTTCGGCAAATCTTTAAAACTCGCAAAGTAGAAAGCACCCTGTCTCGCTTGCAAAAAAAACTTAGAGACGAAAAAGGCACATCTCAAGAATATTATGAGTTGGGCTGTATCTATTTAGATAAGAAATTATTCTCCCAAGCAGTGGTAATCTTGCAAAAGGCTCTCAAAGCCCCAGACTTAGAAGGTGAGGAAAATATTGCCCTTGTTTACAATGCTTTAGGTTATGCCTATGCTGCACAAGAACAGTATGATTTAGCCATCCGTCAATACAAGGAAGCCTTGAAAAACAAGCCTCAGTATGTTACGGCTTTGAATAATTTAGGTTTTGCTTACGAACGCAAAAAATTAATGGCACCTGCCTTGGAATGTTACGAAGAAGTGTTGTTATCGGAACCCGACAACCCTACTGCTAAAAAACGCGCTCAGTCTTTACGCCGCCAAGTGGTTCCGTCAACTTAA
- a CDS encoding DUF3493 domain-containing protein → MPENNSPKPAQKLSPEKYARLKAEAAAPYRGLRKFIYVSFAASGFIGAVVFLAQLAAGRDVATALPNFALQVGVVAAMVWLFRIDRPKEGQNSNSKRS, encoded by the coding sequence ATGCCTGAAAATAATTCACCCAAACCAGCCCAAAAACTTAGCCCCGAAAAGTACGCCCGCCTTAAGGCTGAAGCCGCCGCCCCCTATCGAGGATTACGAAAATTTATTTATGTTAGCTTTGCTGCGTCTGGGTTTATCGGTGCTGTGGTATTTTTGGCTCAGTTAGCAGCCGGTCGAGACGTTGCCACAGCGTTACCCAACTTTGCCCTCCAAGTGGGAGTCGTGGCGGCGATGGTTTGGCTGTTTCGCATCGACCGGCCCAAAGAAGGCCAAAATTCTAACTCAAAACGGTCATAA
- a CDS encoding low-complexity tail membrane protein — MRSFWTEPFLWIHLAGFFALPLCVLFCLFGLAAGTPLLPPFLEVLLVGLLGTGPVLAMQLWRPFYIFAALFVATNPDRLSADQLRLLTLLKTNVQRIAAVVAAALLLVPLWFLYQWAPVAALTTPLPQVRLLGLLVAALAFLGCNLFLLLPVSVAILMLTNEAAFATTETYPADMIRRDFTIFGWQLGRVLPPLTSNFTAVPATPQPQEAPPTPPQTPHSS, encoded by the coding sequence ATGCGTTCTTTTTGGACTGAACCGTTTTTGTGGATTCATTTGGCCGGCTTTTTCGCACTTCCTCTGTGTGTGCTTTTCTGTTTGTTTGGGCTGGCCGCCGGCACACCTTTGTTGCCTCCTTTTTTAGAGGTGCTGCTCGTTGGGCTGCTTGGCACTGGGCCGGTTTTGGCAATGCAGTTGTGGCGTCCTTTTTATATTTTTGCTGCTTTGTTTGTGGCGACTAACCCTGATCGCCTGAGCGCGGATCAGCTTCGTTTATTAACTTTGCTTAAAACTAACGTTCAGCGCATCGCGGCTGTGGTTGCGGCGGCTCTCCTGCTTGTGCCTCTGTGGTTCCTCTACCAATGGGCACCGGTGGCTGCTTTGACTACCCCCTTACCGCAAGTCCGCTTGCTGGGATTACTGGTGGCGGCGCTGGCTTTTTTGGGCTGTAATTTGTTTTTGCTGTTGCCGGTAAGTGTGGCAATTTTAATGTTGACTAATGAGGCTGCTTTTGCAACTACTGAAACCTATCCAGCAGATATGATTCGCCGCGATTTTACAATTTTTGGCTGGCAACTGGGGCGCGTTTTACCCCCTCTGACAAGCAACTTCACTGCTGTACCGGCAACTCCTCAGCCACAAGAAGCGCCGCCTACTCCTCCTCAAACACCGCACTCTTCCTGA
- the infB gene encoding translation initiation factor IF-2, whose translation MNNGKVRIYDLSRELNLDNKDILAFCEHLNIAFKSHSSTITEAEAERIRAHAEKHPVPHPHADFNKPAAARQPNKPRSEHHAETSAERPSERKKQEILEIRTHSPRPAQTAPTMTIEQTTRTESGSNSSQVLVSPTASTSQRVQQPEKPKMLNRPSRQDQSEEATQTPTGEPTEAMSAPEEFAETASGGDNFSPPEAKKTSSPPEATSQGRTARQTREGGGQERPKLTTPPVRPNNSKDPGSTGVRPVLKQRQKPGSPEEVAELEIAEQTSQQPAAAAPAPAVGVGANADKPKRIAVRPSSTGAPTRSRSSAGGASTPGEAILPRPQLIRPNAPGGELDQKPKGSEGSEEGEGTDGEVALLVRPNPPRQPKKGKKREAEEEVVEDFSDKGKAGTKAKRRTKPIEEDDDDLDGDLEDLPETVQVSLSIARPAKQKAPMRAKPAISTAAAPSKAKKAAAVGEASSNKNNRQKGREQQGKPQRPEKIVLSGSINVRELANLLGVAETEIVKTLFFKGMAVNVTQTLDQETATVVAQELGTEVETGIEESEARKSTQMVGAEEKNLHLRPPVVTVMGHVDHGKTTLLDTIRKTKVAAGEAGGITQHIGAYHVDVEHNGRTQQVVFLDTPGHEAFTAMRARGARVTDIAILVVAADDGVRPQTIEAIGHAKAAEVPIVVAINKIDKEGASPDRVKQELTEYGLLAEEWGGDTIMVPVSAIRGENLDTLLEMILLVAEVQELQANPDRAAKGTVIEAHLDKARGPVATLLVQNGTLRVGDILVAGSTMGKVRAMIDDAGSRVEAASPSFAVEVLGLGEVPAAGDEFEVFQNEREARAVADARFDENRQSRLQQAMSSRRVSLSALSQQAKEGQLKELNLILKADVQGSVEAILGSLQQLPQNEVQVRVLLSAPGEITETDVDLAAASGAVIVGFSTTFASGARQAADALGVDVRDYNIIYNLLDDIQGAMEGLLEPELVEEGLGTVEVRAVFPISKGAVAGCYVLSGKIIRNCKVRVRRNGNVIYEGVLDSLRRMKEDVKEVNAGFECGISLDKFQTWAEGDIIEAFRMVTKRRTLSPN comes from the coding sequence ATGAACAACGGCAAAGTTAGAATTTACGATTTATCACGGGAATTGAATTTGGATAACAAAGACATCTTGGCATTTTGCGAACACTTGAACATAGCATTTAAAAGCCATAGCAGTACAATTACAGAAGCGGAGGCGGAGCGGATACGGGCTCACGCAGAGAAACACCCAGTCCCTCACCCTCACGCCGACTTCAACAAGCCGGCGGCAGCTAGACAGCCAAACAAGCCTCGCTCAGAGCATCACGCAGAAACATCCGCTGAACGCCCTAGCGAACGCAAAAAACAAGAAATTTTGGAGATCCGCACCCACAGCCCGCGCCCAGCCCAAACCGCGCCAACTATGACAATAGAACAAACAACGAGAACAGAAAGCGGATCGAACTCTTCTCAAGTATTAGTTTCCCCTACAGCATCCACCTCACAACGGGTACAGCAACCAGAAAAGCCGAAAATGCTGAACCGGCCCTCAAGACAAGACCAAAGCGAGGAAGCAACTCAGACTCCCACCGGGGAGCCAACAGAGGCCATGTCGGCCCCAGAAGAGTTCGCTGAAACTGCAAGCGGAGGCGACAACTTTAGCCCTCCCGAAGCAAAAAAAACTTCTTCACCCCCAGAAGCAACTTCACAGGGAAGAACAGCCAGGCAAACGCGGGAGGGCGGAGGGCAAGAACGCCCCAAACTGACAACGCCACCCGTAAGACCGAATAACTCAAAAGATCCGGGATCAACGGGAGTAAGGCCGGTACTCAAGCAGCGTCAAAAACCTGGAAGCCCAGAAGAAGTAGCGGAACTCGAAATAGCAGAACAAACAAGCCAACAGCCAGCAGCAGCAGCGCCGGCTCCGGCGGTGGGTGTTGGTGCTAACGCAGACAAGCCAAAACGCATAGCCGTTCGTCCGAGCAGCACGGGCGCACCAACCCGGTCGAGGAGTTCGGCAGGAGGCGCAAGCACCCCAGGCGAAGCAATCTTGCCCAGACCGCAGCTAATTCGGCCAAACGCTCCAGGCGGAGAATTAGACCAAAAACCCAAAGGATCTGAAGGTTCAGAAGAGGGCGAAGGCACAGATGGCGAAGTCGCCTTATTGGTACGGCCAAATCCGCCGCGACAACCGAAGAAAGGCAAAAAACGCGAGGCCGAAGAAGAAGTAGTAGAAGATTTTTCTGATAAAGGTAAGGCCGGTACAAAAGCAAAACGGCGTACCAAACCCATCGAAGAAGATGACGATGACCTTGATGGCGACTTGGAAGATTTGCCAGAAACCGTCCAAGTAAGCCTTTCTATCGCTAGACCGGCCAAACAAAAAGCACCGATGCGAGCAAAACCGGCAATTTCAACGGCAGCCGCCCCCAGCAAAGCCAAAAAAGCAGCGGCAGTCGGAGAAGCTTCTAGCAATAAAAACAACCGCCAAAAAGGCAGAGAGCAACAAGGCAAGCCCCAACGTCCAGAAAAAATTGTTCTCAGCGGCAGTATCAACGTTAGAGAATTGGCGAACCTTCTGGGAGTCGCAGAAACCGAAATCGTTAAAACCCTGTTCTTCAAAGGCATGGCGGTCAACGTCACCCAAACTTTAGACCAGGAAACTGCTACGGTTGTGGCCCAAGAATTAGGCACCGAAGTAGAAACCGGTATCGAAGAGTCAGAAGCCCGCAAGTCTACCCAAATGGTAGGGGCTGAAGAAAAAAATCTCCACCTCCGTCCGCCGGTGGTCACGGTCATGGGCCACGTCGATCACGGCAAAACCACCCTGCTCGATACGATCCGCAAAACAAAAGTCGCCGCCGGAGAAGCCGGTGGGATCACCCAGCATATCGGCGCCTACCACGTCGATGTCGAACACAACGGAAGAACCCAACAAGTTGTATTCCTTGATACCCCCGGTCACGAAGCCTTTACGGCTATGCGGGCGCGAGGCGCACGAGTCACGGATATCGCAATTTTGGTGGTGGCCGCTGATGACGGCGTTCGCCCCCAAACCATTGAAGCTATCGGTCACGCTAAAGCAGCCGAAGTGCCTATCGTCGTGGCAATCAACAAAATTGATAAAGAAGGTGCTTCCCCCGACCGCGTTAAGCAAGAACTTACCGAGTATGGCCTGCTCGCTGAAGAATGGGGCGGCGATACGATTATGGTGCCGGTCAGCGCTATTAGAGGCGAAAACCTCGACACCCTCTTAGAAATGATTCTCTTGGTGGCAGAAGTCCAAGAACTTCAAGCTAACCCAGACCGCGCCGCTAAAGGCACCGTTATTGAAGCTCACCTTGATAAGGCTCGCGGGCCGGTGGCAACACTGCTGGTGCAAAACGGCACCCTCCGCGTCGGCGATATCTTGGTGGCCGGTTCGACAATGGGTAAAGTCCGGGCCATGATTGATGATGCTGGCAGCCGCGTTGAAGCCGCTTCCCCCTCTTTTGCAGTGGAAGTTCTTGGCCTCGGTGAAGTGCCCGCCGCCGGTGATGAGTTTGAGGTCTTCCAAAACGAAAGAGAAGCCCGTGCTGTTGCGGATGCCCGCTTTGACGAAAACCGTCAATCACGCTTGCAGCAAGCCATGTCCTCTCGGCGTGTCAGCCTCAGCGCCCTTTCCCAACAAGCCAAAGAAGGCCAGCTTAAGGAACTTAATCTTATCCTTAAAGCTGATGTCCAAGGCTCGGTGGAGGCAATTTTGGGTTCACTGCAACAGTTACCCCAAAACGAAGTCCAAGTCCGCGTTCTGCTTTCTGCCCCAGGCGAAATTACAGAAACCGACGTGGATCTGGCGGCGGCTTCTGGCGCTGTGATTGTTGGCTTTAGCACCACCTTTGCCTCTGGCGCCCGTCAAGCCGCTGATGCGCTAGGTGTGGATGTCCGCGATTACAACATTATCTATAACCTCTTGGATGACATCCAAGGGGCTATGGAAGGTTTACTTGAGCCGGAATTGGTCGAAGAAGGGCTGGGGACTGTGGAAGTCCGGGCCGTCTTCCCGATCAGTAAGGGCGCTGTGGCCGGTTGCTATGTCCTTTCTGGCAAAATTATCCGTAACTGTAAGGTGCGGGTACGCCGCAATGGCAATGTCATTTATGAAGGTGTCCTCGACTCGCTACGGCGGATGAAAGAGGATGTTAAGGAAGTCAATGCCGGCTTTGAATGCGGTATTAGCCTTGATAAGTTCCAGACATGGGCTGAAGGTGACATTATTGAAGCCTTCCGCATGGTGACGAAACGCCGCACCCTTTCACCTAATTAA
- a CDS encoding YlxR family protein translates to MKPNLRCCVSCRRIADKKEFWRIVRVYPSHQVQLDQGEGRSAYLCPLLSCLQAAQKKNRLGRTLKANVPSEIYQSLSQRLSAKQEPEIQGSASPPPVLSK, encoded by the coding sequence ATGAAACCAAACCTGCGCTGTTGTGTAAGCTGCCGGCGAATTGCCGATAAAAAAGAATTCTGGCGAATTGTCCGAGTCTATCCTTCCCATCAGGTACAATTAGACCAGGGCGAGGGGCGTTCAGCCTATCTTTGCCCGCTTTTGAGTTGCCTCCAAGCCGCTCAAAAGAAAAATCGACTGGGAAGAACGCTCAAAGCAAACGTCCCAAGCGAAATTTACCAAAGCTTATCGCAGCGTTTGTCCGCCAAGCAGGAGCCTGAAATTCAGGGATCTGCAAGTCCCCCACCTGTGCTGAGCAAATAA